From a region of the Candidatus Azobacteroides pseudotrichonymphae genomovar. CFP2 genome:
- a CDS encoding DUF5606 family protein, with protein MKTNIIYNFMLEEILFVSGKPGLFRLVSKGKNIFIVESLLTHKKMPVFMQDKVTPLDKITVYTESNEVPLSSILSKISEKEEGHEIDSKMIDSDNEVLNSYFSRILPDYDKRLVYPSHIKKILSWYNLLVKEKLVVFVEKNEADKN; from the coding sequence ATGAAAACAAATATAATCTACAACTTTATGTTGGAAGAAATTTTGTTCGTTTCTGGTAAGCCTGGACTTTTCAGATTAGTTTCGAAAGGGAAAAATATATTTATTGTAGAATCTTTGCTGACACACAAAAAAATGCCTGTATTTATGCAAGATAAGGTGACCCCGTTGGATAAAATCACTGTATATACAGAGTCCAATGAAGTTCCACTTTCATCTATTTTATCGAAAATTAGTGAAAAAGAAGAGGGTCATGAGATTGACTCTAAAATGATTGATTCGGATAACGAAGTATTAAATAGTTATTTTAGCAGGATACTTCCTGATTATGACAAAAGACTTGTTTATCCATCCCATATAAAGAAAATATTATCATGGTATAATCTTTTGGTTAAAGAAAAGCTAGTGGTTTTTGTAGAAAAAAATGAAGCAGACAAAAACTAA
- the yidC gene encoding membrane protein insertase YidC has translation MDKNTIIGFILIFWVLFGFAYLNHNRPIQEQLEKNPPMSANSVKKEFSNPISEIQSSDIYGNFAASTKGTETFVTIQNALMEIKLSTKGGRIYSVRLKKYTNYKNEPLYLFEGDESAFNIIFISSNNKVLNSEDFYFEIVSNSELETILRLNAGKNRYIDFVYTLHPDDYMVDWKLVSHNIQTELSHSMHTLNIQWMQKIRQQEKGRKFEERYARLTYKFLTDDIEQLRETKDDVRNVPNKLKWIGYKDQFFSSVFIVHSNFESAKLDSKYLTYGAYIKEYSTSTSIPYNIANIEPIKFNFYFGPNDYSLLKSYDKTKLKEQNLELEKLVPLGWSLFRAINKCLIIPIFNWLTNGENVNLGLAILILTLIIKIALFPLTYKSFISSAKMRVLKPQVENINIKYSGQEKALIRQQKTMELYRQVGVNPMTGCFPILLQMPFLIALFMFFPSAIGLRHQSFLWANDLSTYDTLIQWSTDIPFIPRFLGNHISLFCLLMSLATILNTRYNTMYQQNIGQEQFPGMKLTMYFMPVVMFFFLNSYPAGLNYYYLISTLITIMQTIIFRGLVNELNLLAKLEANKKKSKLVKKKFGFMDRLEEFQRKQQELLKKKRKR, from the coding sequence ATGGATAAAAATACTATTATTGGATTTATACTTATCTTTTGGGTGCTCTTTGGATTTGCTTATTTAAACCATAATCGTCCGATTCAAGAGCAACTGGAAAAAAATCCTCCTATGTCGGCAAATAGTGTGAAAAAAGAATTTTCTAATCCTATAAGTGAAATTCAGTCAAGTGATATTTATGGAAATTTTGCCGCCTCAACAAAGGGAACAGAAACATTCGTGACTATACAGAATGCTTTGATGGAAATCAAATTGAGTACTAAAGGTGGCCGTATCTATTCGGTACGACTAAAAAAATATACAAACTACAAGAATGAACCGTTATATTTGTTTGAAGGGGATGAGTCTGCATTTAATATTATTTTCATTTCTTCAAACAATAAAGTACTTAATTCGGAGGATTTTTACTTTGAAATAGTTTCTAATTCCGAATTAGAAACTATTCTACGACTAAACGCAGGAAAGAATAGATACATAGATTTTGTTTATACTCTTCATCCCGATGATTACATGGTGGACTGGAAACTTGTATCACATAATATCCAAACGGAACTTTCACATTCTATGCATACATTGAATATTCAATGGATGCAAAAAATAAGGCAACAGGAAAAAGGTCGAAAATTTGAAGAACGTTACGCCAGATTAACTTATAAATTTTTAACTGATGATATAGAACAATTGCGAGAGACTAAAGATGATGTCAGAAACGTTCCTAACAAATTAAAATGGATAGGATATAAAGATCAATTCTTTTCCTCTGTGTTTATTGTCCATAGTAATTTTGAATCAGCAAAATTGGATTCAAAATATCTAACATATGGAGCATATATAAAAGAATATAGCACTTCGACAAGTATTCCATATAATATTGCAAATATAGAACCAATAAAATTTAACTTTTATTTTGGTCCGAATGACTATTCCCTACTAAAAAGTTATGACAAAACAAAATTGAAGGAACAAAATCTCGAACTAGAGAAACTTGTTCCACTAGGATGGAGTCTCTTTCGCGCGATTAATAAATGCCTTATTATTCCCATATTCAATTGGTTAACAAACGGAGAAAATGTTAATTTGGGATTGGCAATCTTGATTTTAACATTGATTATCAAAATTGCTCTTTTCCCATTAACTTATAAGTCGTTTATATCTTCTGCAAAAATGCGTGTACTTAAACCACAAGTAGAAAATATCAATATTAAATATTCGGGGCAAGAAAAGGCCTTGATCAGACAGCAAAAAACAATGGAATTATATCGCCAAGTAGGTGTCAATCCCATGACAGGTTGTTTCCCAATACTATTGCAAATGCCTTTTCTGATTGCTTTGTTTATGTTCTTCCCCTCAGCTATTGGATTAAGACATCAAAGTTTCCTCTGGGCAAATGATTTATCTACTTATGATACATTGATTCAATGGAGCACAGATATACCTTTTATTCCTCGATTTTTGGGTAATCATATTAGTTTATTTTGCTTGTTAATGTCACTAGCTACAATTTTGAATACAAGATATAATACAATGTATCAACAAAATATTGGACAAGAACAATTCCCGGGAATGAAGTTAACGATGTATTTTATGCCAGTAGTAATGTTTTTCTTTCTCAATTCATATCCTGCAGGATTAAATTATTATTATTTGATTTCTACGTTGATAACCATCATGCAAACAATCATTTTTCGCGGATTAGTTAACGAACTAAATCTACTTGCTAAATTAGAGGCTAACAAAAAAAAATCAAAACTTGTTAAGAAAAAATTTGGTTTTATGGATCGTTTAGAAGAATTTCAACGAAAACAACAAGAATTATTAAAAAAGAAAAGAAAAAGGTGA
- the yajC gene encoding preprotein translocase subunit YajC yields MALIYILLQATSVGSSYSGLIMIVLIFIIMYFFMIRPQQKQRKRVEEQRASLKEGDKVVISGGIHGKLKKVNDTSCIIEIAEMVKVEVDKLSVFACNDVASVKPANQMAHTK; encoded by the coding sequence ATGGCGTTAATATATATTCTATTGCAAGCGACTTCGGTTGGAAGTAGTTATAGTGGGTTAATAATGATTGTTTTGATATTTATAATCATGTATTTTTTTATGATTCGTCCGCAACAGAAACAGAGAAAAAGAGTCGAAGAACAAAGAGCCTCATTGAAAGAAGGAGATAAGGTAGTGATATCGGGAGGGATACATGGTAAATTGAAGAAGGTCAATGATACATCTTGTATAATTGAAATTGCTGAAATGGTAAAAGTTGAAGTAGATAAACTTTCAGTATTTGCTTGTAATGATGTTGCATCTGTCAAGCCTGCTAATCAGATGGCTCATACGAAATAG
- a CDS encoding NADH peroxidase, with amino-acid sequence MKTKWICVVCGYVHEGEEVPEFCPQCGQPRDKFEKMEEKDGRLQFVDEHCLGIAKGVDVEILKGLKAHFTGECTEVGMYLAMSRQADREGLPEIAEAYKRVAWEEAEHAAKFAELLGEVVVNTKENLKKRMEAEKGACADKKRIATLAKQHNLDAIHDTVHEMARDEARHGRVFEGLYHRYFH; translated from the coding sequence ATGAAAACGAAATGGATTTGTGTTGTTTGTGGCTATGTTCATGAAGGAGAGGAAGTCCCTGAATTTTGCCCGCAATGTGGGCAGCCCCGAGATAAGTTCGAAAAAATGGAAGAAAAAGATGGGAGACTACAGTTCGTAGATGAACACTGTTTGGGTATTGCAAAAGGCGTGGATGTTGAAATCTTAAAGGGACTGAAAGCTCATTTTACAGGAGAATGTACGGAAGTGGGTATGTATCTAGCAATGAGTCGCCAAGCTGATCGTGAAGGTCTTCCAGAAATCGCAGAAGCATACAAGCGTGTTGCATGGGAAGAGGCTGAACATGCTGCGAAGTTTGCTGAGTTGTTGGGGGAAGTAGTTGTGAATACAAAGGAGAATTTGAAAAAGCGGATGGAGGCCGAAAAAGGAGCTTGTGCAGATAAAAAACGTATTGCTACCTTGGCAAAACAACATAATTTGGATGCTATCCACGATACTGTACATGAAATGGCAAGAGACGAAGCTCGTCATGGACGAGTATTCGAAGGATTGTATCATCGTTATTTCCATTAA
- the coaE gene encoding dephospho-CoA kinase (Dephospho-CoA kinase (CoaE) performs the final step in coenzyme A biosynthesis.), giving the protein MRILGITGGIGSGKSVVARVFETMGIPVYNTDLASKEISNSSQTVREQLSDKFGETIYKEGLLDRTMLALLVFSKPEYLKFVNSVIHPKVLFNFLKWKEQHTEKLFIGIETAVLFESGFDKWVDVSINIFAPIELRIQRVQKREGLDKRVILNRINNQCLDRERIHKADYTIVNDNQQAVLSQIENLIAKLQRC; this is encoded by the coding sequence ATGAGGATATTGGGTATAACTGGAGGTATTGGGAGTGGGAAATCAGTTGTTGCCAGGGTATTTGAAACAATGGGAATTCCTGTTTATAATACTGATCTTGCTTCTAAGGAAATAAGCAATTCATCTCAAACTGTAAGGGAACAATTGTCTGATAAATTTGGAGAAACGATTTATAAAGAGGGTTTACTAGATAGAACCATGCTTGCTTTGTTAGTTTTCAGTAAACCTGAGTACTTGAAATTTGTTAATTCAGTGATTCATCCTAAAGTGTTGTTTAATTTCCTTAAATGGAAGGAACAACATACAGAAAAGTTATTTATAGGAATTGAAACAGCAGTTTTGTTTGAATCTGGCTTTGATAAATGGGTAGATGTGAGCATTAATATTTTTGCACCTATAGAATTAAGAATCCAGCGAGTGCAAAAGAGGGAGGGATTAGATAAGAGAGTTATTTTAAATCGAATAAACAATCAATGCCTTGATAGAGAAAGAATTCACAAGGCTGATTATACTATTGTCAATGATAACCAGCAAGCTGTTTTGTCTCAAATAGAAAATTTGATTGCAAAATTGCAAAGATGTTAA
- a CDS encoding glycoside hydrolase family 73 protein, with protein MAIELMCKYKIPASIVLAQGLLESGAGGSQLAKEANNHFGIKCHSDWIGECYFLSDEENGCFRKYEKVEDSFEDYSSFLYKERYSSLFMLDIRDYTGWARKLQSCGYATDKFYADKLIKLIVDYKLYQFDEIEKSTE; from the coding sequence ATGGCAATTGAACTGATGTGCAAATATAAAATCCCAGCAAGTATTGTCTTAGCTCAAGGATTGTTGGAAAGTGGAGCTGGAGGAAGCCAATTGGCTAAAGAAGCTAATAACCATTTTGGCATTAAATGCCACTCAGACTGGATAGGCGAATGTTATTTTCTTTCCGATGAAGAAAATGGATGTTTTAGAAAATATGAAAAAGTTGAAGATTCATTTGAGGACTATTCATCTTTTTTGTACAAAGAACGCTATTCTTCATTGTTCATGTTGGATATACGCGACTATACAGGTTGGGCAAGAAAGCTGCAGAGCTGTGGTTATGCTACAGATAAATTTTATGCTGATAAACTAATCAAACTGATAGTAGATTACAAACTCTATCAATTTGATGAAATTGAGAAAAGTACAGAATAA
- a CDS encoding CTP synthase has product METKYIFITGGVISSLGKGIVAASIGKLLQGRGYKVTIQKFDPYINIDPGTLNPYEHGECYVTGDGCETDLDLGHYERFLNIPTSRANNVTAGCVYQNVINRERKGDFLGKTVQVVPHITDEIKRNVMILGKTGEYNFVITEIGGTVGDIESLPFIESVRQLVWELGKNCLCIHLTYVPYIAASRELKTKPTQHSVKSLQEQGVQPSILILRTEKKLANNICRKVALFCNVDENAVIQSYDVPSIYEVPIMLAEQKLDKIILRKVKMSDEGEPDLTFWKHFLENMRMVEQTVTIGVIGKYAELPDAYKSINESLLQAATYHKYKLNLLFIHSEKINESNVSKQLLNINGIIIAPGFGRRGIEGKLTALKYARENNKPTFGICLGMQCMIIEFARNVLGLADANSSEMDTTTSNKVIDLMEEQKQLTIMGGSMRLGTYECRLEKGSKVIKIYKADQVRERHRHRYEFNGAYKEIFEKNGMKCSGTNPDTNLVEIVEIPRLKWYIGTQFHPEYNSTVVNPNPLFMSFIRASISSTL; this is encoded by the coding sequence TTGGAAACAAAGTATATTTTCATCACGGGAGGTGTGATTTCATCCTTAGGCAAAGGAATTGTTGCAGCATCGATAGGTAAACTTTTGCAAGGAAGAGGATATAAAGTTACAATACAAAAATTTGACCCATATATCAATATTGACCCAGGTACACTCAATCCTTATGAACATGGCGAATGTTATGTAACCGGCGATGGCTGTGAGACAGATTTAGATTTGGGACATTATGAGCGCTTTTTGAATATACCAACAAGTAGAGCAAATAATGTTACTGCGGGTTGTGTTTATCAAAATGTAATCAATAGAGAACGAAAAGGCGATTTTTTAGGCAAAACTGTTCAAGTTGTTCCACATATCACAGATGAAATCAAACGTAATGTCATGATATTAGGAAAAACAGGTGAATATAATTTTGTAATTACAGAAATTGGAGGAACAGTGGGTGATATTGAATCATTACCCTTTATAGAAAGTGTACGCCAATTAGTATGGGAATTAGGGAAAAATTGTTTATGTATTCATTTAACCTATGTGCCTTATATTGCTGCATCTAGAGAATTGAAAACAAAACCAACTCAACATTCTGTCAAATCGCTTCAAGAGCAAGGGGTCCAACCGAGTATTCTTATACTTCGCACTGAGAAAAAATTAGCCAACAATATTTGTCGCAAAGTAGCGTTATTTTGTAATGTGGATGAGAATGCTGTTATTCAATCATATGACGTTCCTAGTATTTACGAGGTGCCAATTATGTTAGCTGAACAAAAGCTGGACAAAATTATTCTTCGAAAAGTAAAAATGTCTGATGAAGGGGAACCGGATTTGACATTTTGGAAGCATTTTCTTGAAAATATGAGAATGGTGGAGCAAACTGTAACAATAGGAGTTATAGGTAAATATGCTGAACTGCCTGATGCTTACAAGTCTATTAATGAATCCCTGCTTCAGGCAGCTACTTATCATAAATACAAGTTAAACTTGCTTTTTATCCATTCCGAAAAAATTAATGAATCCAATGTAAGTAAACAATTATTAAATATAAATGGGATAATAATTGCTCCAGGCTTTGGACGACGTGGTATTGAAGGAAAACTTACTGCATTGAAATACGCACGAGAAAACAATAAACCTACTTTTGGAATCTGTTTAGGAATGCAATGTATGATTATTGAATTTGCACGGAATGTATTAGGGTTAGCCGATGCTAATTCTAGTGAAATGGATACGACTACTTCGAACAAAGTAATAGATTTGATGGAAGAACAAAAACAGTTAACAATTATGGGTGGTTCCATGCGATTAGGGACTTACGAATGTAGATTGGAAAAGGGTTCAAAAGTTATAAAAATTTATAAGGCTGACCAAGTAAGAGAACGTCATCGTCATCGTTATGAATTCAATGGTGCATATAAAGAAATTTTTGAAAAAAACGGAATGAAATGTAGTGGGACTAATCCTGACACTAATTTAGTGGAGATAGTAGAAATTCCTCGATTAAAGTGGTATATAGGGACACAATTTCATCCGGAATATAATAGTACAGTGGTAAATCCCAATCCTTTATTTATGAGCTTCATAAGAGCTTCTATTTCTTCAACTCTTTGA
- the gltX gene encoding glutamate--tRNA ligase: MKARVRFAPSPTGPLHIGSIRTALYNYLFAKKYHGDFILRIEDTDSTRFIPGAEEYIIETFKWLGITFDEGPYRQSERKAIYKEYVDELLNKNLAYIAFDTPEELEAKRRNIPNFQYDAITRMTMNNSLTLSKEETKKRIANSNQYVVRIKIDPNQTIIVNDLIRGEMSISSSTLDDKVLYKSSDNLPTYHLANIVDDHLMKITHVIRGEEWLSSTPLHIILYQYFGWGEKMPVFAHLPLLLKPDGKGKLSKRDGERFGFPIFPLQWTDSKTGKSISGYREDGYLPEALINFLALLGWNPGSEQEFFSIDELSVLFSLKKCSKNGAKFDYKKVEWFNHQYIQKKSDKEIAELFFHFYSKKLEKQDFKKITEVIGMVKGRISSIRDLWYETAFFFVAPNTYDEKIVQKRWRAESPIQLTELSELLATITNFSLQIVEKTIRGWINNKGYHPSNIMNACRLALVGTAKGPGIFHIIEILGKEEVIIRIKKAIQVLR, translated from the coding sequence ATGAAGGCACGGGTTCGTTTCGCCCCTAGTCCTACAGGGCCACTACATATCGGAAGTATTCGGACAGCTTTATACAATTATTTATTTGCTAAAAAGTATCATGGTGATTTCATCCTACGAATTGAGGATACTGACTCTACACGGTTTATCCCTGGTGCAGAAGAGTATATCATTGAAACATTCAAATGGTTAGGAATCACCTTTGATGAAGGTCCGTATCGACAATCAGAACGAAAAGCAATATATAAAGAATATGTGGATGAATTATTAAACAAAAATTTGGCTTACATCGCTTTTGATACGCCCGAAGAATTAGAAGCTAAACGACGCAATATCCCTAATTTTCAATACGATGCTATTACCCGCATGACAATGAATAATTCACTGACTTTGTCTAAAGAAGAAACAAAGAAAAGAATTGCTAATAGCAATCAATACGTAGTACGCATCAAGATTGATCCTAACCAAACAATCATAGTGAATGACTTAATCCGAGGGGAAATGAGTATCAGTTCCTCTACTTTGGACGATAAAGTACTTTATAAATCGTCTGACAACCTTCCAACTTATCATTTGGCAAATATTGTAGATGATCATTTGATGAAAATTACTCATGTTATTCGGGGTGAAGAATGGTTATCCTCCACCCCACTCCATATCATTCTCTATCAATATTTTGGATGGGGAGAAAAAATGCCTGTGTTTGCCCATTTACCCTTATTATTAAAGCCCGATGGGAAAGGGAAATTAAGTAAAAGAGATGGTGAACGTTTTGGATTCCCCATATTCCCTCTGCAATGGACAGATTCCAAAACTGGAAAAAGTATTTCTGGATACCGCGAAGATGGCTATTTACCTGAAGCCCTTATCAATTTTTTAGCCTTGTTAGGCTGGAATCCAGGTAGTGAACAAGAATTTTTTTCTATTGACGAACTATCAGTATTGTTTTCGCTGAAAAAGTGTAGTAAAAATGGAGCGAAGTTTGACTATAAAAAAGTCGAATGGTTCAATCACCAGTATATTCAGAAAAAATCTGATAAAGAAATAGCCGAATTATTTTTCCATTTTTATTCTAAAAAGCTTGAAAAACAAGACTTCAAAAAAATAACAGAAGTAATTGGAATGGTTAAAGGACGTATAAGCTCTATCAGAGACCTTTGGTATGAAACAGCTTTCTTTTTCGTTGCGCCTAACACTTATGATGAAAAGATTGTCCAAAAACGATGGAGAGCAGAAAGTCCTATACAACTGACAGAATTATCTGAATTACTAGCAACCATTACTAATTTTTCTTTACAAATTGTAGAAAAAACTATAAGGGGCTGGATTAATAATAAAGGTTATCATCCAAGCAATATCATGAATGCTTGTAGACTGGCTCTGGTAGGCACTGCAAAGGGACCGGGTATTTTCCATATCATAGAAATATTAGGGAAAGAAGAAGTTATCATAAGGATAAAAAAAGCTATTCAAGTATTACGCTAA